A window of Ranitomeya variabilis isolate aRanVar5 chromosome 2, aRanVar5.hap1, whole genome shotgun sequence contains these coding sequences:
- the LOC143809478 gene encoding major histocompatibility complex class I-related protein 1-like isoform X2 yields MRMIDDVPLFWYDSDNGVAERRVPWFKGANRSLWGVSKNELRFHGVMQTRLNDTLNYINNTEGYHVLQNLDGCTVNTDGTIGYIKEYQYNGQPLIYFDWETRKWKSELPEFEGFVEDVFGNYTMMEEVKNELLNECVPHIGELLSLGECTFNRREAPVVKVTQVPIDNGTLRVHCRAYGHYPKDISIVWYKNGQQISEEKMERTTLPLLDLTYLTSLSFNVTSMADDVYTCMVTHSSMLRGFTQDWNISGDFGNLSSTPTGPYVGAVIGICLAVVVVIVIVAFGLVFFAKSRKPWISG; encoded by the exons ATGAGGATGATTGATGACGTCCCTCTCTTTTGGTACGACAGCGACAATGGAGTGGCGGAACGCCGAGTTCCCTGGTTTAAGGGGGCTAATAGATCGCTATGGGGTGTCAGTAAAAATGAATTGAGATTTCATGGAGTGATGCAAACCAGGTTAAATGACACCTTGAATTATATAAATAACACAGAGG GATATCACGTTCTTCAGAATTTAGACGGTTGTACGGTTAACACAGACGGCACCATTGGTTACATAAAGGAATATCAATATAATGGACAACCTCTTATTTATTTCGACTGGGAGACCAGAAAATGGAAATCAGAACTTCCCGAGTTCGAAGGCTTCGTAGAAGATGTATTTGGAAATTATACTATGATGGAGGAAGTAAAGAATGAATTATTGAATGAATGCGTACCGCACATTGGAGAGCTGCTGTCATTGGGCGAATGTACATTTAATAGGAGAG AAGCTCCGGTTGTGAAGGTGACCCAGGTCCCTATAGACAATGGCACACTTAGGGTGCACTGTCGGGCGTATGGACATTACCCCAAAGACATCTCCATAGTGTGGTACAAAAATGGACAACAGATATCGGAGGAGAAGATGGAAAGGACGACGCTGCCATTACTGGACCTGACGTATCTGACATCTTTATCATTCAACGTGACATCCATGGCTGATGATGTGTACACCTGTATGGTTACCCATAGTAGTATGCTGCGGGGCTTTACCCAGGACTGGA ATATTTCTGGTGATTTTGGAAATCTCAGCAGCACCCCCACCGGCCCGTATGTTGGGGCAGTGATCGGTATCTGCCTGGCTGTCGTCGTCGTCATCGTTATTGTTGCATTCGGTTTAGTTTTCTTCGCAAAAAGCAGAAAACCATGGATATCTGGATAG
- the LOC143809478 gene encoding mamu class I histocompatibility antigen, alpha chain F-like isoform X1, which translates to MQRCVILILLLMGSAHCTFSGSHSHYFYTTLTYNSSFESSFYSSMRMIDDVPLFWYDSDNGVAERRVPWFKGANRSLWGVSKNELRFHGVMQTRLNDTLNYINNTEGYHVLQNLDGCTVNTDGTIGYIKEYQYNGQPLIYFDWETRKWKSELPEFEGFVEDVFGNYTMMEEVKNELLNECVPHIGELLSLGECTFNRREAPVVKVTQVPIDNGTLRVHCRAYGHYPKDISIVWYKNGQQISEEKMERTTLPLLDLTYLTSLSFNVTSMADDVYTCMVTHSSMLRGFTQDWNISGDFGNLSSTPTGPYVGAVIGICLAVVVVIVIVAFGLVFFAKSRKPWISG; encoded by the exons GCAGCCACTCTCATTATTTCTACACAACTCTGACCTACAATTCATCATTTGAGTCTTCCTTTTACTCTTCAATGAGGATGATTGATGACGTCCCTCTCTTTTGGTACGACAGCGACAATGGAGTGGCGGAACGCCGAGTTCCCTGGTTTAAGGGGGCTAATAGATCGCTATGGGGTGTCAGTAAAAATGAATTGAGATTTCATGGAGTGATGCAAACCAGGTTAAATGACACCTTGAATTATATAAATAACACAGAGG GATATCACGTTCTTCAGAATTTAGACGGTTGTACGGTTAACACAGACGGCACCATTGGTTACATAAAGGAATATCAATATAATGGACAACCTCTTATTTATTTCGACTGGGAGACCAGAAAATGGAAATCAGAACTTCCCGAGTTCGAAGGCTTCGTAGAAGATGTATTTGGAAATTATACTATGATGGAGGAAGTAAAGAATGAATTATTGAATGAATGCGTACCGCACATTGGAGAGCTGCTGTCATTGGGCGAATGTACATTTAATAGGAGAG AAGCTCCGGTTGTGAAGGTGACCCAGGTCCCTATAGACAATGGCACACTTAGGGTGCACTGTCGGGCGTATGGACATTACCCCAAAGACATCTCCATAGTGTGGTACAAAAATGGACAACAGATATCGGAGGAGAAGATGGAAAGGACGACGCTGCCATTACTGGACCTGACGTATCTGACATCTTTATCATTCAACGTGACATCCATGGCTGATGATGTGTACACCTGTATGGTTACCCATAGTAGTATGCTGCGGGGCTTTACCCAGGACTGGA ATATTTCTGGTGATTTTGGAAATCTCAGCAGCACCCCCACCGGCCCGTATGTTGGGGCAGTGATCGGTATCTGCCTGGCTGTCGTCGTCGTCATCGTTATTGTTGCATTCGGTTTAGTTTTCTTCGCAAAAAGCAGAAAACCATGGATATCTGGATAG